From one Triticum urartu cultivar G1812 chromosome 3, Tu2.1, whole genome shotgun sequence genomic stretch:
- the LOC125548666 gene encoding uncharacterized protein LOC125548666, producing MEFMEQEHNVVPCDYNYAKLQSARLNNEALRQRLKERDQSIEALKKVNTSLVQQLAEKSSTLESTMKKNRDLMEKLAEKDSVIEAINKDNKTLHKQLDEKMEIIKSLSKGWDNSLDTGFSATTQLQRLIDETMSPGSTDAEIELNATLLSAQKIYEYLEQNTILAVEYLQSIGTYPYEPKSGCTDDEDNCLVNPESVPPEHQPYMRSILDDEEIFDSEGNCSADFDTIPEEHY from the coding sequence ATGGAATTCATGGAGCAGGAACACAATGTGGTCCCATGTGATTATAACTATGCTAAGCTTCAGTCTGCTAGGCTTAACAACGAGGCTCTGCGTCAGCGCCTGAAAGAAAGAGATCAAAGTATCGAAGCACTCAAAAAGGTTAATACATCTCTTGTGCAGCAGCTAGCCGAGAAGAGCAGCACTCTTGAGTCTACCATGAAGAAAAACAGAGATCTAATGGAGAAGCTTGCTGAAAAGGATAGTGTCATTGAAGCCATCAACAAGGACAATAAAACTCTGCACAAGCAGCTTGATGAAAAAATGGAGATCATAAAAAGCCTCAGCAAAGGATGGGACAACTCACTGGATACTGGGTTTTCAGCGACCACCCAGCTTCAGCGTCTGATTGATGAGACCATGTCCCCTGGCTCAACAGACGCAGAAATTGAGCTAAATGCAACTCTCCTTAGTGCTCAGAAGATCTACGAGTATCTTGAGCAGAACACAATCCTTGCTGTTGAGTACCTGCAATCCATTGGGACATATCCATATGAACCAAAGTCTGGTTGTACTGATGATGAGGATAACTGCTTGGTGAACCCTGAATCCGTGCCACCAGAACATCAACCCTACATGAGAAGCATTCTGGATGACGAGGAGATCTTTGATAGTGAAGGGAATTGCTCTGCGGACTTCGACACTATACCCGAGGAGCACTACTGA